The Poseidonibacter lekithochrous region GAGTAAGCAATAGAGTAAGCTTTTTGCATCTCTTTTTCTAATTTATCTTTTAATTCTTTTTCTGTAGTTTCTTGTTTATGTAAAACAAAATTATAAGTATTTTCTGTTTGATGTTTTATATAATCTTTATTTTTTTGAATATAATTTTTTTGAATCAAATCTTTTTGTGAGTTTAATGATTTGTCATATTCTAGGTATAAAAAAGCAATTACTATCATACTAATAAATATTAAAAAAAGAGTGGGGATATATTTGATTATTTTTAAAAGTTGTTGTTCATTTTGTGAACTCATATAATTTTCCTAAGTATTTTTCATATTATAAAAGGAAAGTTATTATTTCTACATTAATATGTAACTTTTTGTCAATTATTTTTTACTAAACCATAAAACTACCTCTGTAATATCAAGGAGAAATCAGCATAAAACTCTTAATATTTAGTGTTAAAAGGAGAGTTGTCAGAGGCAGTTTTATGGCTTAGAAAACTACATCCCCAAAAGGGGACGTATAAAAATTAAAAACTATATGTTAATGTTGCATTTAACTGATCATAATCAGATGTTGCAGATTTTTCATCTTCATCAACAAGTGTATAACCTAAGTTAGCTTTTAACTCTGATGTAAGAGCATAACCTAACCATAAAGTTGTTTCAGTTAATTCTAGTTTATCACTTCCACTGATGTATTCAGTATTTCCATAAAGAAGAGTTGAACTTAAATCTCCAAATGATTTGCTTACACCTAAGTAATAAGTCTCTGCACCTTTACTATAAACATAATCACCTTCTTCAAAAGGTACAATAATTTCACCTGAGTTAGAAGCACCATATCCTGGGAATGCTGCATTATCATCTACTTTAATATATCCTGCGTATGGAGCAAAACCAGCAATTTTAGTGCTTACTTTTACATCAATTAAAGTTGAGTCTTGTGTTGAGTCTTTGTCATCTGAACTTACTGCATAGTGAGCTCTTAAAGCTGTGTCGTTAAATTTGAAGTTTGTTTTTCCACCATAAATATCTCTTACATCTGGTACCATTAATCCATATGCAGTAGCAGAAATATTTTCTGTGAATGTTTGAGTTAAACCTAATTTATAAACACCTTTGTTTCCATTAATATCACTCATTGGTCTATAATCTCTTGAGTAAATTCTACCTTGTCTAGCAGACCAGATAGCTTCAATTGCAGTGTTTCCGTATTTTGCATCAATTCTTACTGCATCTTGAGTTTTATTAATCCAATCAGTAGAGATAAATTGTCTACCGGCTTTAACTGTAATATTAGAGTTTGGAGTATATGTTACAAATAATTCTTCAGCATCTATATCTCTATTTTTACCATCTTGATAAAATCTCTCAGCAGCATCACCTCTACCATGAGATGTAACAGAGTTAGAATCATCTTCAAATAATGTAGTATACGCTCTAAACTTAGAAGTTAAACTAAGATTATTCCATACACCAGTTTCATATTTTAATGCAAAAGAACCTACACCATAAGCAGTGTCTTGATAATAAGCACCATTTTCTTTATCGAAATTTCTTGTTTCGTAAGTTGCTGTGAATTCCCCAGAAACTTTACCATCCTTTAGTGTTTGTGCTAAACTATCTGCACTAGCAATAGTACATCCCCCGATAGTTAAAGCAGCAATCATACTTAATTTTAAGATTTTCATTGATTATCCTTTTAATAATAACTTCATATACAAATAAAAACTCAACACGAATGAAAGTTCATTTTTTATATGTTGGAAGTTTAATTAAAAAAAATCGAAAAAAAGTCGAATTGAAAAATTTGTAGAAATTGGCATGTAATTTGTAAAATCAAGTATTCACAAAAAGCCATATATCTTTTATAATGCTTGCATAAATTAAATATAAAAGGTTATTCATGGAATTTTCATATCACAACCCAACAGCAATCGAGTTTGGGAAAGGTCAAATTAAATCTATCACAAAATATATATCTAAAGAACAAAAAGTACTAGTTGTATACGGTGGTGGTTCTATTAAAAAGAATGGAGTTTATGATCAAGTATCAAAAGCGCTAGAAGGTTACTCTTGGTGTGAATTCAGTGGAGTTGAGCCAAACCCAACGGTTGAAACATTAAATAAAGCAGTTGAAATTATAAAAAGTGAAAAAATTGATTTTGTACTTGCAGTTGGTGGAGGTTCAGTTATTGATGGCTGTAAATATTTAATTGCAGCAGCACTTTATGATGGTGATGCATGGGATTTCTTAGATGGAAGCGCGCAAGTTACAAAAGCTTTACCTCTAGGAGCTATTTTAACATTACCTGCAACAGGAAGTGAATCAAATTCTGCATCTGTAGTTTCTAAAAAAGCTACAAATGAAAAAAGATTTTTCCACTCACCATTTTCATTCCCACAATTTGCAGTTTTAGATTCATCTGTAATGTCTACATTAGATGATAGACAATTAGCAAATGGTTTAGTAGATGCCTTTGTACATACATGTGAACAATATGTTACTTTCCCTACAGCATCTTTAGTAAATGATGGTTATGCGGAAACTCTATTAAGAGGATTAGTAACTTTAGGAAATACTTGGGATGATAGAAAATCTGAAGCTTGGCAAGAAAACTTAATGCATATTGCTAATCAAGCCTTAAATGGAATGATTGGTTCAGGTATGCCACAAGATTGGGCAACACATATGATAGGACATGAATTAACAGCCTTTTATGGACTTGACCATGCAAGATCTTTAGCTGTGGTTCAACCACAACTATTTAGAGTAATGTTAGAAGATAAAAAAGAAAAAATAGCTCAAATGGGTGAAAACGTATTTGGAATCTCAAATGATAATGAAGCAGTTATCAAAGCTATTGAAGCTTTATATGAAAAAGTAGGGATTTCTACAAATTTAAATGATTATAGTATTGATGATAAAGTTATTGAAAATATAATCTCCGCTTTAGAGTCTCATGGTATGAGTGCTCTTGGTGAAAAAGCTAATATTACACTTGATAAAAGTGAAGAAATTTTAAAAATGGCAATGAAATAAGACTTAGATCTTATCTCATTAAATGCACTTCAAAAGAAGGTTTTGCTTCTTTTGGAGGGTAACCATAATAACTTTTGAAATCCCTAGAAAACTGTGAAATACTTTCATATCCTACTTTACTAGCAGTTTCATTCACTTGGTAATTCTGCTGTGCTATTAAATCTTTTGCTTTTGTAAGTCTAATTTTCTTTATATATTGTAAGGGTGTATGTGAAGTAATATTTTTAAAATGTGTATGAAAAGATGATACACTCATATCTTCTTGTTTTGCAAGATTTGGGATATCTAAATGCTTTCCAAAATTATCATGAATAATCTTCAAAGATTTTGCAATTTTTGCTTCTGTATTAGTATTTAAAAACATTTTATGTAAAAAGTTAGAGTTTTTTCCTATTGCAATTCTATAATACAACTCTCTTAAAAGTTGATCACCTAAAATATCTGTTTCTTCTTTTGATTCTAAAGTTTTTAATAATCTATACATAGTATCTTCAATTTCAGGTGTTACTTCATCTGAGAAAACACCTAAATTAGAGCAATCTTTTTCACCCTCTATTTTTTTTGATAAAGAATCAATTAATTCAAACATTACTTTTTTATCAATAGAAACTAATATACAAATAAAAGGTTCTTCCTCTGAAGCAATTGTCTCACACTCAAAAGGCATTGTTGTTGGAACTACTAAATAGTTATTAGAATCATAAGTTAAAGTAGAGTTAGGCAAATATCCAATCTTTTTACCTTGAATAACAATAATAAGGGCTAAATCATAAAGTAAAGGTCCCTTAGGAGTATAAGTTCTTGTTTTGAATAACTTTATATCTTTATGAAAGGTATGAGTTAGACCTTCATTGTTTGTTAGGTTATTTACTTGTTTGATTATTTTATTGTTCATTTATAGTCCAATTTGTATTTATACTATTATAGGGTTTTATTAGTTATATATAGGTTTTAAACAACTTGTAGAAACTGTCATGTTATTTGTATAAATTGTTATTCTAAAAAGAAAAGAAAACCCATATAATCTCCCTATAAAAAATAAAGGAATTAAAAATATGGAATTTTCATATCATAACCCAACAGCAATCGAATTTGGTGCTGGTTCAATAAAAACAATTAGTGATTCAATCAACAAAGACCATAAAGTATTAGTAGTTTACGGTGGTGGCTCAATCAAAAAAAATGGTGTATATGACCAAGTTATTAAAGCATTAGAAAATCACACTTTCTTAGAATTCTCAGGTGTTGAACCAAACCCAACAGTTGAAACTATGAATAAAGCAGTAAAAATTGTAAAAGAAGAAAACATTGATTTCATTCTTGCAGTTGGTGGTGGATCAGTAATTGATGGCTGTAAATATTTAGCAGCTGCTTCATTATATGATGGAGATGCATGGGACTTTTTAGATGGAACTGCTGAGGTGCAAAGAGCCTTACCTTTAGGTGTAGTTTTAACATTAGCAGCAACTGGAAGTGAATCAAACCATTTAACAGTAGTTTCTAAAAAAGAAACAGATGAAAAAAGAATGTATTTCTCAAATCATTCATACCCACAATTTGCAGTAATGGATCCTTCTGTAATGGCTACATTATCTGATAGACAATTAGGAAATGGTTTAGTTGATGCCTTTGTTCATACTTCTGAGCAATATATCACATACCCAACATCTGCATTAGTAAATGACGGTTATGCTGAAACTTTATTTAGAGGTTTAGTAAAACTTGCAGATACTTGGGAAGATAGAAGAACTCAACCTTGGTTAGAAAACCTAATGCATATTGCAAACCAAGCACTTAACTTCCAAATTGGAGCCGGTGTTCCTCAAGATTGGTCAACTCACCTTATTGGACATGAATTAACTGCATACTATAATCTAGACCATGCAAGATCATTAGCTGTAGTTCAACCATATTTATTAGAAGTAATGGGTGAAGAAAAAGAAGCAAAAATTGCACAATTAGGTAAAAATGTATTTGGAATTGAAAATGACAATGCAGGAGTAATCAAAGCAATTGAAGAAGTTTATAATAAAGTAGGAGTACCTACTAAATTAAGTGAATACGAAATTGATGATAAAGTAATTTCAAATGTATCAAATGCTTTAACAAACAATGGCTACACAGCAATTGGTGAAAACGGAACGGTTACATTAGATAAGGTATCTACAATTTTAACTATGTCTATGAAATAGTCTTAATTATTAAGAACTACTATCCTCTTCAAAAGATGGCTTAACATCTTTTGGGGGATAACCAAAATAGGTTTTAAAATCTCGTGAGAATTGCGAGGCACTATCATATCCCATCTCATAAGCTGCATCTACTACTTGATAATTTTGTTTTGCTATTAAATCTTTTGCTTTTGTAAGTCTAATTTTCTTTATATATTGTAAAGGAGTATGTGAAGTTACTTTTTTAAAATGTGTATGAAAAGATGAAACACTCATATCTTCTTGTCTTGCTAGATTTGGAATATCTAGATTTGTTTCACATTGAGTATGAATGATTTTTAAAGCACGAGCAATTTTTGCTTCATTATTATTCTCTAAAAACATTTTATGTAAAAAGTTAGCATTTTGTCCAATAGCGATTCTATAAAATAGTTCTTTTAAAATTGCCTTACCTAATATATTTGATTCTTCTTGGGATTCTAATACATCTAATAGTTTATTTGTAACGTCTTCAATTTTAGAAGTTACCTTGTCACAAAAAATTCCTAAATTATTCTCTTTCGTTTGTTTTGTCTCTTGTTTTTTTACTAAATCCATGATTTCAAACATCACTTGTTTATCAATATCTATTAATAAACAAATAAAGGGCTCTTCTTTAGATGCATAGGTTTCACACTCTAAAGGAAGAGTTGTAGGAACTACTAAATAGTTGTCACAATCAAAGGTTAGAGTATTACTAGCAAGGTTTGCAACTTTTTTACCTTGTAATACTAAAAGTAAACAAACATCGTAGATTAGGGGACTCTTAGGTTCATAATTAGTTGTTTTGAATACTTTTACATCTTTTAAATATGTGTCGTGAATACCATCTTCTTTAAAAAGGTACTCTCTATTTTCAATAATACTTTTGTTCATTTAGGATTCTTTATTTCATTTTATATTTGTATATTTCTATTAAATTACAGAATAAATGCTTTATTTTTATTAAATTAACATATATTCGATTTTTTTTCGATTTTTTGTTGTTAGACTTTCAATATAAATAAAACAAAGGATTGAAGATGAACAATTCAAGAAGAGATTTTTTAAAAGTTGGAGCGGCTGCTTCTGCTGCTGTTGCAGCTAGTGGAACGATGACTGGTGCATTTGCAAAAGAGTTTGCTGCAAGAACTGAGAAAATTCCTCATGCTTCGCATTATGGTCCATTTCATGCTCACGTAAGAGATGGGAAAATTGTAGATATAACACCTCAGTTAGATTCAGATGCAAACCCAACTGCAATGGTAAAAGGTTTAGCTGATAGAGTTATGACAGATTCAAGAGTTAAATACCCTTGTGTAAGAAAATCTTACTTAGAAGGTAAAGACGCTGGTGATTTAAGAGGTAAAGAAGAGTTTGTAAGAGTATCTTGGGACAAAGCTTTAGATTTAGCAGCTGATGCTATTAAAAAAGCACAAGCTAAAGGTGGTAACCAATCACTTTACAATTCTTGTTATTCAGGTTGGGCACATCCAGGTGCATTTAAACCTAATGCATTAGCAGGTAGATTCTTCAATCAAATCGGTGGAGCTGTTGGAACAAGTGGCGAATATTCAAATGGAGCTGCAGGTCCTACAAACCCAGTTATTGTTGGAGATATGGAAGTTTATTCTATTCAAACAGCACATGAACAAATTATTAAAAATACAAAAGTAATGATTTTATGGGGAGCTGATTTATACAAATGTAATAGAATCGGTTGGTTCGTGCCAAATCACAGAAATATTGATGCTTATGAAGAGTATAAAAAAGCAGGAATCAAATTTATTTCAATTGATCCTATTTATACAACTTCTGCTTCTGAGTTTAAAGCTGACTGGATCAAAATTAGACCAGGTTCAGATGTTGCACTTATGATGGCAATGATGCATTATTTATACAAATCAAAAAAATATGATGCAAACTTCATCAAAAAATATACTCATGGTTTTGATAAATTCTTACCATACTTACTTGGAAAAGAAGATGGTATTGAAAAAACTCCTGAGTGGGCAGAAAAATTAACTGAAATTCCAGCTGCTACTATTAAAGAGTTAGCAACAACTATGGTTGATAACAGAACATTTATCGCAGGAAATTGGTCATTACAAAGAGCACACCATGGTGAGCAAGTTGACTGGTCTATTATTACTTTAGCATCTATGATTGGACAAATCGGACTTCCAGGTGGTGGTTTTGGTTTCTCTATGCATTATGCAGGTGGTGGTGATGCTGCTTCTGGAAAAGCTACTGTTGGTGGTGTTCCTCAAGGTGGTGGTAACAAAGTTAACGTTAATATCCCAGCTTCTAGAATGAGTGATTTACTTTTAAATCCTGGTAAAACAGTTACATTCAAAGGTGGAAAAGTTACTTATCCAAAAATTGAAGTAATGTTAAGTGCTGGTTCTTCTCCTATTGGTCACCAACCAGATGTAAATGAATTAGTTGGAGCTATGAGAACATTAGACACTATTATTACTGTTGATCCATGGTGGACTCCAACAGCTAAAATGTCTGATATTGTTTTCCCTGCAACTACAACTATGGAAAGAGATGATATTACTCAAGGTATGTCATACGCTCAAGATAGACTATTTGCAATGAAAAAAGTTGTTGATGCTAGATATGAATCAAAAGATGATTACTGGATTTTTGCAGAGTTATCAAAAAGATTTGGTAAAGAGAAAAAATTCACTAAAAATAGAACAACTATGCAGTGGATTGAAAGATTATACAAAAGATCATACGCTAAGAAAAAAATGAAAATTCAATTTGACGAATTCTGGAAAGAAGGTGTTGTTAAATATGAAGTTCCAGATAGTGCTAGAAATTTTGTAAGACATGAAGCATTTAGAAAAGATCCAATTAAAAACCCACTAAAAACAGAAAGTGGAAAAATTCAAATCTTCTCTGAAAAATTTGATGCTTACGGTTACGATGACTTCAAAGGTCACGCAACTTGGTTTGAACCAGCTGAGTGGTTAGGAAATAAAAAGTTAGCGGCGAAATATCCACTACACCTAGTATCTCCACACCCAACATATAGAGTTCACTCTCAGTTAGATAATACTTGGGTACAAAATGTACACAAAGTACAAGGTAGAGAACCAATTAGAATTTCACCAAATGATGCGAAAAAATTCGGTGTAAGAGATGGTGAGATTGTAGAAGTTTACAATGACAGAGGAAGTGTTCTTGCTGGTGTTGTTGTTACTAATACTATTAGAGATGGGGTAGTTGCAATTGAAGAAGGTGCTTGGTATTCTCCTGATGATGCAAGTAAAGATAAAACAAGATGTAACTCTGGACAAGCGAACCTTTTAACTTCGTCAAGACCAACATCATCAATGGCGCAAGCAACTACAGCAAATACTGTACTTGTTTCAATCAAAAAAGCTGGTGTGGTTCAACCAAACCTAGCATATAGCGCACCAAAAATTATAGAAGGATAAAAAATGAAATTTTTATTAAAAACATTAATTTCATCTGCAATATTACTTGGGTCTTTCGCCCAAGTAAATGCAAGTGATTTATTTGTTGTTGAAAGCAACACAGAGTTAAAAGCAAAAGATGGGAAAGTATCAAAACTTTTCATAGGTGTTCCAGTTAGTGTTAAAAAAGATAATGGTTCAACTGTTAATGTTACAGTTAAGGGTTTTCAAGATGGACTTAATATCTATTCAACAACTGGAAAAGAACTTTTAATTGCGACTTTAGACAAAGGTTTTAAAGTTTCAAAAAAAGCTGGTACTGAAGTTGAGTTAATCGGAACTATTGCAAAAGATGCATTAGGTGAAGATGTTGAAGCTATTTGGGATGAAACTCAAGAGTTATATTATGAGATGTGTTCTGTATGTCATGCACCACCTCAAATTGCACACTTAAGTATGATTGAATGGGAAGCTATTTATCCATCAATGAGAACAAGAACAACTTTAGATGATGATGAATCATCAGATATTATTAGATTCTTAAAATCTAATGCAAACAATGGTTTAATTAAAACTGAGCACTAAGCTTGGTTATAATTAATAAAAAGGAAATCCAATGCAAAAAGAATTATTAGAAAAATTACAAACATTATCAGTTCTTTATGCGGAAGATGAGGTAGGTATTAGAGAAAATATCGCTGATTCATTAGGATATTATGTAAAAGAAGTTATTCAAGCCTCAAATGGGGCTGAAGCTTTTGAACTATATGAAGAAAAAAGTCCTGATATTATTCTAAGTGATATTCATATGCCTATTTTAAATGGTATTGAATTTGTTAAAAAAGTTAGAGAAACAAACCGAGATATACCAATTGTAATGATTACAGCTCACACTGATAAAAAATACTTACTAGAAGCTGTTGAGTTACATATGGAAAAATATATAGTAAAACCTATTGAGTTAGAACCTTTATTCGAAGTTTTAGAAAAATGTGTAGAAGTTTTAGATGTGAATAAAGAAGTTGTTTTAAAAGTTGATGATAATTATAAATACGATTATGATAAAAAAGAATTAAAATATAAAGACGAATCAATTATCTTAAATAAAAAAGAGATGTTGTTTTTCGAAGTGTTAATTTCAAATCAAAATAGAGTAGTTTCTTATGATGAATTACAAGAACTGGTTTGGGGTGATGATATTATGACTGATAGTGCACTAAGATCCTTAGTGCGGAACTTGCGAAAAAAGCTCCCAACAGATATAGTTTTTAATCTATCTGGAGTAGGATATCGTCTTGTTTAGAGTTATATTTATACTGATATTTACTTATCTTAACTCCTTTGCCCATGATCATCTCATCTCTAAATTTGAATTTAGGGATGATTCTTCAAGCCAAAATATTGCAAAGACTTTACATCCAAAATCTCATATAAATATATTCCTTCCTTCAATTCCTTATTCATATATTTCAAAATCAACTAATGCTGGACTTATTAGATCTTACGATAATAAACAAGGTTGGGTTTATGATTTGGCAAAATCTCATAAAAGAGTAGATGATTACACATATATTTTTGAGTTAAGACAAAATCTAAAATTCCAAGATGGTAAAAATTTCACTATGGATGATGTGATATATAATCTTGAGTTTTTTAGAAAAAATCCTTTTTTATATACAAATATAAATAAAGTAGATTTTGAGATTATCAAAATAGATGAAGTGTCTTTTAAAATAGTTTTAAAACAAAAGTATGAGATGTTTCTAACAGACCTAGCAAGGGTGTTTTTTTATACAAAAGAGTATATTCAAAAATATAATCCAATAGGAGCTGAAACTGGAAGCGCAACTAAAGTTGCCGGTGCTTTTGGAATGGGACCTTATATTTTAGAGAGCGGTTTTGCAATTGGGAATAAACAAACAGAAAAACTAGAGTTAGTTGCTAATCCATATTATTGGAATAAGAATTTTCCAAAAATTAAAAGAATTACAGTTTATACTCAACTTGATGTGAATAAAGCAATAGAAGATATTACAAAGTATGAGGGAAAACTAGATTTAATGCCACTTCCTTTTAATAAGAAGTTAGAGGTTTTATTATCTGATTATTCAAAACTTATTATCTCAAAATCAACAGATAACTTTGTAATATTTTTTAATTTAATAAATGGAAATAAAAAACTACAAAATCAAGAGATTAGACAGGCTTTAAATCAAGCTCTTAATCAAGAAAATCTACTAAATTTTGTATATAAAAAAGAAGGGAAAGTATCTCCTTTTACAGCTTCAATTAATTTTGATGTAGTAAAAAAAATAGCACAGAATTGTGATTTTAAAGAGAACGAATTTCCCCAAGAGAAATTAAAAAAACTGCTAAACGGCCTTACTTTGGATATTTTCACCCAAGATAGGTTTATGTTTTTATTTAAAGGTATTGAATTTCAGTTGAAAAAATATGGTGTGAAGTTCAACTATATTATTACAAATAGTGAAAAAGATATTTATGAACAATTATTAACAACAAATAAAAACAAAAATACAAAAAAATGGGATATGTTAATTTGGGGTGATGATGACTGGTATTATCAAAATCCATGGACTGTATTTTTTATTTATGAAACTTCGGGAGCTTGGTCAACTATTAAAAAAGATGATTTAATGCAAGAGTATATTAAAGAGTTATTTGTAAGTAAGATTGGCTCTGATGAATATACAGAAGTAGTAAAAAAGATACTTTATCGAGCAAGAGATAAAGCCTATACTCTTCGAGTTCCATCTCCAAATAAAGTAATAGCAGTTAATAAAGAAGTGATATATAAACCTTACCAAGGTGGAATTATTCCTTTATGGGAGATAGAAATTAGTAAAGATCACTGGTCAATAAGAGAAGATAAAGAGTATAAACAAGAGCTGAAAAAAGCTATAAAACCAAAAAGAATTGAATATGAAATTAGTAAATAGAATAAATATAACTTTTAAATTAGGACTATTATTCCTAATCCTTTGCACATCAATAGCACTACTTGCATATAAATCAATAAATATTAGTGAGCATAATAAAGACACACTAAAAGTAGTACATAGTAAATCACAAGAGGTTTTATCTTTGCAAGATAAGATTATCACACCCCTTTATAGGCTTAGAGAAATTACACAATCTTTAGTAATGGCTCCTAATAGTTCTATTAGAAAAGATATTCAAAAAGATTTAGATTTATTATTACTATCTTTAGATAAAGAGTTTAAAATAATAGAGAAAAACAACCTTGAAATAATACAAATGTGGAATAACTATAAAACATTTATTTTTCAAACAAAACAGTACTTAGATGAAGAGTTTGAAGAGGGTGCTTATATTAATGTAACTACTTCAAGTAGAAAACAATTCCATCAATTACTAAATACTTTATTGAAAAAACAAAGTGAGTTTCTGAATAACTCTACTATTGCTTATTCAGGTGCAGTTGATGAAGCAAAAGAGTTAAAACTATCTATTATTATCTCAGTACTTATTATATTTGTAGCTTCTACATTAATTGGTTGGTTAGTGGCTCGTAATATTATCACTTCTATACATACAGTACAAAATGGGCTGAATGATTTCTTCTCATATTTAAATGGTAAAAAAACAAGTGTTAAAAAAATAGAGATACATTCAAAAGATGAATTCCATCAAATGGCCTCAAAGATTAATCTAAATGTTGCAAATATTCAAAAAAATATTCAAAAGAATGAAATAGTAATCAAAGATGCTACAAAGGTATTAGAGAATATCAAAAGTGGTAATATTGGTGCTAGAGTTACACAAGATAGTAATAATGAATCATTAAATGAATTAAAAATCATGATGAATGATATGATTGATAATCTTGAAGATAAAATTCAAAAAGAGATTACTCAAAGGGTTGAACAAGAACAAATGTTAATTCAACAATCAAAACTAGCCTCAATGGGTGAAATGATTGGAAATATTGCCCATCAATGGCGACAACCACTAACACAAATATCAGCAATTCACATGAATATGAAAGTAACTTATGATTTTGATAAATTTACAAAAGAGTATTTAGATAATAAAATAAAAGAAGCTAATAAACTAACATCATATATGTCTCAGACTATATCTGATTTCCAAAACTTCTTTAAACCTCAGGGTGAAAAAGAGTGTTTCTCAATAGAAAATGCTTGTAGAGAAGCTTTTCATATTCTAGAATCATCTTTAAAATATCATGGTATTAATGTAGAGTTTAATGTTCTTGAAGATACAGATGTATTTGGATACAAAAATGAATACTCACAAGTGATATTAAATGTACTTTCTAATGCAAAAGATATATTATTAGAGAGAAAAGTAGAAAACCCAAATGTAAATATAGAGATAAAAGAGGGTGAAAACTTTGCCATTGTTAAAATCAAAGATAATGCAGGTGGAGTAAAGGATGAGATTATAGACAAAATCTTTGAGCCATATTTCACAACAAGACATAAAACCCAAGGTACGGGTATTGGATTATATATGTCAAAGAATATTATTGAGAGAAATATGAGTGGATTTATAAATGTGTCAAATGTAGATAATGGGGCATTATTCACAATAAAAGTTGCGAAGAAATAAACTTTGTATTTTTAATTAACACATTATTATCTTAAATTAGATAAAATATGTGCAACAAATTTATAGGATAATTAAATGTCTAAAGAAAAAACATTTCAAGATAAAATTTTAGAGTATATTTATATTATTTCAAAACAACCAATATTATTAAGAGATTTACTTTTAGCTAATAGACAGTACAAAGAAGGAATGCATGTAGATCCTGCAAAGTTAGGATTTAGGTTAAGACTTAGTAGAGCATATATAGTTTATATTGCTATTGTTTTAGCTATTGTAATTCCAATATCTTTATTGACTCATAAACCATTAGCAAATATAGACTCACATATT contains the following coding sequences:
- a CDS encoding iron-containing alcohol dehydrogenase, which translates into the protein MEFSYHNPTAIEFGKGQIKSITKYISKEQKVLVVYGGGSIKKNGVYDQVSKALEGYSWCEFSGVEPNPTVETLNKAVEIIKSEKIDFVLAVGGGSVIDGCKYLIAAALYDGDAWDFLDGSAQVTKALPLGAILTLPATGSESNSASVVSKKATNEKRFFHSPFSFPQFAVLDSSVMSTLDDRQLANGLVDAFVHTCEQYVTFPTASLVNDGYAETLLRGLVTLGNTWDDRKSEAWQENLMHIANQALNGMIGSGMPQDWATHMIGHELTAFYGLDHARSLAVVQPQLFRVMLEDKKEKIAQMGENVFGISNDNEAVIKAIEALYEKVGISTNLNDYSIDDKVIENIISALESHGMSALGEKANITLDKSEEILKMAMK
- a CDS encoding iron-containing alcohol dehydrogenase codes for the protein MEFSYHNPTAIEFGAGSIKTISDSINKDHKVLVVYGGGSIKKNGVYDQVIKALENHTFLEFSGVEPNPTVETMNKAVKIVKEENIDFILAVGGGSVIDGCKYLAAASLYDGDAWDFLDGTAEVQRALPLGVVLTLAATGSESNHLTVVSKKETDEKRMYFSNHSYPQFAVMDPSVMATLSDRQLGNGLVDAFVHTSEQYITYPTSALVNDGYAETLFRGLVKLADTWEDRRTQPWLENLMHIANQALNFQIGAGVPQDWSTHLIGHELTAYYNLDHARSLAVVQPYLLEVMGEEKEAKIAQLGKNVFGIENDNAGVIKAIEEVYNKVGVPTKLSEYEIDDKVISNVSNALTNNGYTAIGENGTVTLDKVSTILTMSMK
- a CDS encoding AraC family transcriptional regulator: MNNKIIKQVNNLTNNEGLTHTFHKDIKLFKTRTYTPKGPLLYDLALIIVIQGKKIGYLPNSTLTYDSNNYLVVPTTMPFECETIASEEEPFICILVSIDKKVMFELIDSLSKKIEGEKDCSNLGVFSDEVTPEIEDTMYRLLKTLESKEETDILGDQLLRELYYRIAIGKNSNFLHKMFLNTNTEAKIAKSLKIIHDNFGKHLDIPNLAKQEDMSVSSFHTHFKNITSHTPLQYIKKIRLTKAKDLIAQQNYQVNETASKVGYESISQFSRDFKSYYGYPPKEAKPSFEVHLMR
- a CDS encoding Opr family porin, translated to MKILKLSMIAALTIGGCTIASADSLAQTLKDGKVSGEFTATYETRNFDKENGAYYQDTAYGVGSFALKYETGVWNNLSLTSKFRAYTTLFEDDSNSVTSHGRGDAAERFYQDGKNRDIDAEELFVTYTPNSNITVKAGRQFISTDWINKTQDAVRIDAKYGNTAIEAIWSARQGRIYSRDYRPMSDINGNKGVYKLGLTQTFTENISATAYGLMVPDVRDIYGGKTNFKFNDTALRAHYAVSSDDKDSTQDSTLIDVKVSTKIAGFAPYAGYIKVDDNAAFPGYGASNSGEIIVPFEEGDYVYSKGAETYYLGVSKSFGDLSSTLLYGNTEYISGSDKLELTETTLWLGYALTSELKANLGYTLVDEDEKSATSDYDQLNATLTYSF
- a CDS encoding AraC family transcriptional regulator, yielding MNKSIIENREYLFKEDGIHDTYLKDVKVFKTTNYEPKSPLIYDVCLLLVLQGKKVANLASNTLTFDCDNYLVVPTTLPLECETYASKEEPFICLLIDIDKQVMFEIMDLVKKQETKQTKENNLGIFCDKVTSKIEDVTNKLLDVLESQEESNILGKAILKELFYRIAIGQNANFLHKMFLENNNEAKIARALKIIHTQCETNLDIPNLARQEDMSVSSFHTHFKKVTSHTPLQYIKKIRLTKAKDLIAKQNYQVVDAAYEMGYDSASQFSRDFKTYFGYPPKDVKPSFEEDSSS